The Glycine soja cultivar W05 chromosome 6, ASM419377v2, whole genome shotgun sequence genome has a window encoding:
- the LOC114416668 gene encoding protein Dr1 homolog isoform X1 — MEPMDIVGKAKEDASLPKATMTKIIKEMLPPDVRVARDAQDLLIECCVEFINLVSSESNEVCNKEERRTIAPEHVLKALGVLGFGEYIEEVYAAYEQHKLETMQDSLKGAKWSNRAEMTEEEALAEQQRMFAEARARMNGGAIQSKEPEADQSLES, encoded by the exons ATGGAGCCCATGGACATCGTTGGGAAGGCCAAGGAAGACGCTTCTCTTCCTAAAG CGACAATGACGAAAATTATTAAAGAGATGTTGCCCCCGGACGTGCGTGTCGCCAGAGATGCACAGGATTTATTGATCGAGTGTTGTGTCG AGTTTATAAACCTTGTCTCGTCAGAGTCCAATGAAGTCTGtaacaaagaagaaagaaggacgATTGCACCGGAGCACGTGTTAAAGGCTTTAGGG GTTCTTGGATTTGGCGAGTACATCGAGGAAGTTTATGCAGCATATGAACAACACAAGTTGGAAACAATG CAAGATTCTTTAAAAGGTGCAAAGTGGAGCAACAGAGCTGAGATGACTGAGGAAGAAGCATTGGCTGAACAGCAAAGGATGTTTGCAGAGGCACGTGCAAGAATGAATGGAGGAGCCATTCAATCCAAGGAGCCAGAGGCTGACCAAAGTTTAGAGAGCTAA
- the LOC114416668 gene encoding protein Dr1 homolog isoform X2: MEPMDIVGKAKEDASLPKATMTKIIKEMLPPDVRVARDAQDLLIECCVEFINLVSSESNEVCNKEERRTIAPEHVLKALGQDSLKGAKWSNRAEMTEEEALAEQQRMFAEARARMNGGAIQSKEPEADQSLES; this comes from the exons ATGGAGCCCATGGACATCGTTGGGAAGGCCAAGGAAGACGCTTCTCTTCCTAAAG CGACAATGACGAAAATTATTAAAGAGATGTTGCCCCCGGACGTGCGTGTCGCCAGAGATGCACAGGATTTATTGATCGAGTGTTGTGTCG AGTTTATAAACCTTGTCTCGTCAGAGTCCAATGAAGTCTGtaacaaagaagaaagaaggacgATTGCACCGGAGCACGTGTTAAAGGCTTTAGGG CAAGATTCTTTAAAAGGTGCAAAGTGGAGCAACAGAGCTGAGATGACTGAGGAAGAAGCATTGGCTGAACAGCAAAGGATGTTTGCAGAGGCACGTGCAAGAATGAATGGAGGAGCCATTCAATCCAAGGAGCCAGAGGCTGACCAAAGTTTAGAGAGCTAA
- the LOC114416669 gene encoding protein MIZU-KUSSEI 1-like: protein MKITCTYSMFKKKKREALSYKEQQFKLNLRPQSLTYPSPGIKKKKKLDSLILSFSVSLCLLFWFYLSQMNKVTARSSQEMSSKRHHFHWTNKVGTEDGEVPTSESFSTLIKEEKKHEDKVSIVAAAAEATKAPASHVTRKKKLQAVAVSRIRSVLTVFNSNSNNNRSSNSSLGLGSRVVGTLFGYRRGHVHFAFQKDPTSQPAFLIELATPISVLVREMASGLVRIALECDKEKETEKKHVRLLEEPLWRTYCNGKKCGFATRRECGPKDWDVLKAVEPISMGAGVLPGNNSNNNNNSGAEAVGSEGEIMYMRAKFERIVGSRDSEAFYMMNPDSNGAPELSVYLLRV, encoded by the coding sequence ATGAAAATAACTTGTACTTATagcatgtttaaaaaaaaaaaacgagagGCCTTGAGTTACAAAGAAcaacaatttaaattaaatttaaggcCTCAGTCTCTCACATATCCATCACCaggaataaaaaagaagaagaaactagattctctcattctctcattctctgtctctctctgtCTTCTCTTTTGGTTTTATCTTTCTCAGATGAACAAAGTCACAGctagaagctctcaagaaatgtCTTCCAAGAGGCACCACTTTCATTGGACAAATAAGGTTGGGACTGAGGATGGCGAAGTTCCCACTTCAGAATCATTCTCAACACTCATCAAAGAGGAGAAAAAACATGAAGACAAGGTTTctattgttgctgctgctgccgAGGCAACAAAAGCACCAGCATCTCATGTaacaaggaagaagaagctgcaAGCAGTGGCAGTCTCAAGAATCCGGTCTGTGCTCACCGTGTTCAacagcaacagcaacaacaaccgATCCTCGAACTCATCTTTAGGCCTCGGCTCGCGCGTGGTCGGAACCTTATTCGGCTATCGACGAGGGCACGTGCACTTTGCATTCCAGAAGGACCCCACTTCCCAGCCAGCCTTCCTCATAGAGCTGGCTACGCCAATAAGTGTTCTTGTTCGCGAGATGGCGTCCGGGTTGGTCAGAATTGCCCTTGAATGTGACAAGGAGAAAGAAACAGAGAAGAAACATGTGAGGCTGCTTGAAGAGCCTCTGTGGAGGACTTACTGCAATGGCAAGAAGTGTGGCTTTGCCACCAGAAGAGAGTGTGGACCAAAGGATTGGGATGTTCTCAAAGCAGTTGAACCAATTTCAATGGGTGCTGGTGTTTTGCCAggaaataatagtaataataataataatagtggaGCTGAAGCAGTAGGGTCAGAGGGTGAAATCATGTACATGAGGGCAAAGTTTGAGAGAATTGTTGGGTCCAGAGACTCTGAAGCTTTCTACATGATGAATCCTGATAGCAATGGTGCTCCTGAACTCAGTGTTTACTTGCTTAGAGTCTAG